CAAATACTCGctccgttttataattcttgtcgaaatattacatgtatctagacttcatttttagacaaatttgagacgagaattataaaacggagGGGCATGTACAACGCTGGAGACGCCCTCGCAGCATTACGCATTTTTCAGCCTACACGGTCCGATCCGATCCGACCCGATCGATCCTACCGTTTTCAGTTGCTCGTCTCGAAAGGCGAAGTGATCGACCGAGCTGGGGATTGTAGGTACGTGTCGTCGGGGTGCCTGCGCATGCGTGGTAGCTAGGGTGCTGTGCTCTCATGATTCCGGCGGTTACAGGGGTCAGTACAGCATCTTTCGGTGCGGCTTCAATACGCCTCTCCATGACCCTTTCCCATCACCCCTTTTGCCCATCACACAACGCAATTCGCAAGGACCTGGCTCCATCGCCTCTCGCTCGCTGGGCTCTCTGGCTGCTCCTTTTTCCCCTTCTCTATCAGTCTTGGTACTCGACAAATGTCGCCCTCCCATCGAAAGCTCGCTCGGTTAAGGTTTGTTGCGCTCGATATATCACACGCTCGGCTCGTAATATGCCTGTAGCTGTCCTCACTTTATTGCCAGACCAGATCAGTGCCATGCATGCGTGTTTTTGCTTGGATGGTTACTCCTCCCATCATGGTCCCTTTCTTAGCCATAGCCATAAGTTGCAGTTGCCGTAGCACTTAGTCCCGGATGCAATGATCGATAATCCTGATAAAGGGATGACATGCACTACAGTTCATAGCCAGGGGGGGcccgggccggccggccggccgcccaccgtgcatgcatggcgcGTTGCCTTTCTGGCAACAATGCAGCTAATCATCGTCGCCAGTTAGCGAGCTACAGTAGCTCGTACCAGCAAAATCCAATCCTAAAGTATATCGTTTATACGAACTCTGTTGTCCACATCACCACATGCTTATCGGTGGGGCAGAGGACGTACGGACCTGGTCGTGGATGGAGCTGGACGCGTACTCCTTCGTTCTCCATGTGTTTTATTCTCCCTTCTTGCCCCCGAGCCCCCGTTTCCGTTATGGAAAATGTGCAGGCCACGGATCGCGGGAGTTGGTCACCTGCACGCTGCGGTTTGAGaattaattttgttgtttttaagCGGCGACCGACGGGAACCGCGATCGAATTATCGAAATGGATGGCAGAGAGCCCGGCCGGTGTGCGTGTACATGCATCGACAGTAACATAGCCGGCGGGCGACCAGAGATCGGTGTGGGCAACATGTCCATCGCGCGCGCGGACATCGATCGTGTGTCGCACCTCGATCGATCTGAGTTCCCGCAATCGTTCCTCgtgccaaaaaaataaatctcttTGTGTAGGCCATCAGACGCCAACACATAAATAATGCTAGTACTCAACTAGTTTTATGTTTGGAGGCGTACTTGATTCGACCGGTAGCCATAGCTTAATTATCCGCCGACGGTTTATCTAGCATGCAAAGTCTTCCCATGACAGCCTGCTTGTTTAGGGAAAGAAAGACCATGACGACTAGCGAAGCAGACCTAGCTAGGTTAATTAGGTTAGGTGCATGCTTGTTGATAATTTGAGATCGACGGTATAACGATTTTAAACTAGTCCATGGACAGACAGTTCGCGTCCAGCTGATGGACGCTTTTATAAACAAACATGGACTGGAATGAGGCCAGTTAATTCTGCGCTCTTTCCCCGCCATGTGCCGGGGGGAATTTTCGGCTTGTCGCCGGCTCTTATTACAGCGCCATCTGATCATCACCGATCTCTTCACATGCCACGCACCGCGGTTAGTTGAGTTGGCATTGTTTGTTTATTGGGCTGCTTGATCTACAAATTGAGTTGGATCAAGCTGGTGTGGAATTTAGAACGGTTTCACTGGTAGACAGCATCTCAGTACAgtatagtatactcgcaaaaataaataaattagagTACAGTAGAGTAGTATGAAGCATTCtggaacaagaaaaaaaatgtcatccGTAAATCACGCGAGACCGCAATTATAAATGGAAATGAGGCCCACGTAGAAGCCCATACGGAGGCCCGTGAATTTGCCTGGCACGCACCAGTCCGGTCACCGCCGCGTCCCAGATTTCGATAAACGGGCTGCCACGCGGCCTGGTCCTTCGCGGCTCTCGGCTACCGTCGCCCCAGCGAAGCCTCGACGGTTGCCACGTTGTTTTCCAGACGGCGCAACCTGCGCCCCGCCGCACGTACTACTGCTCCGTTGTCGTATAGTCCGTAAGTTCGAAGAGTGTGCAGTGACGAGTTAAGCTGTCCACTTCCCAAAGTTGCATGCGATCGTCATCTCACCCATCTTTCTTCGAAATGTCCATCTCGCTCCGCCTCGCCGTCCCGCCGTCGGCGGCCGCGCATGCGCCCACGCTACGCCAGCCACTGAACACGAGATCCGGTAGCAATGCCATCGCCACCGCCATCGGCCCGGTCGCGTTTCAGCCGCCGCGCGCACTCAGGTCCGGTCCTCCTATCAAATTTCTTATTGTATGTACCACACGGGTTTCGTCGATCGCGTCGTCTAGCTCGACAACAAAATGCCGCATAGCTCGCGTCGCCAAGGCCCAAGGGGGGTCGATCGGTCGATTTTCCTGGATCGGAACTTCGGAAGACACTAGTAGCCTTACGGTTTCCCCATTCGTGATGGGTTTTCTGGCGATATGCAGGGGAGCTGCGCCTGGAGCGTCGTcgtggtggcgccgccggggaGACGCCGCCTTGTGCTGCGCGTCGGCGCACGTCAGCGCCGAGACGATGCAATGGGTGTCCTTCGCTGCCGCAGCGTGAGTACTCAATTCAAACCCATCTTATAATCTTCGGATTTGCCAGGGAGCAGTCGCCTGAGAAATTtattttctcagtcgacgcCGGAAACGTACATATATAAGTAGACCGAATGATCCAATTAAAACAGCAACATTTAATTGGTCTGATGGTTTGTGGCTATTCAGTCCCTTGCATAGGGCGCAGGATCGATTCTCACCATggtccttttttctttttctatttttgttttctaattTATAACTcgtttcgtttctgtttttaattttcattctttcttaccttttttgttttcaacttTATATATGTGCACTAATGTAAAGTAGTAAGAgtgaaattttaaaattgcacgtgaaattaggtgcaattctaaaaattgcaagcAAAATTTTATGGGCaatttaaaaattgcacgtgaaattttatgtGCACTTTTAAAAATTTCATGtgaaatttatttaaaattttatttttggtttttaGTCTatggcttcttcttttttgttttcaaattgaGCGTCCACCCCAGGGCCAATTCGTATGTCAACAAtatgaaatattttttatttaaagaatatttttttgcgaaaaatATTTCTCccatttcacctgcaattttagaatcgcgcataaagTTTCACCCGCAATTTTTAGAACCGTTCATAAtgtttcacctgcaatttttagaatcgcgcattaaatttcacctgcaatttttaaaatttgattgtTACTaatttttgttgtcttttttcctttctccgtGGCGTTGGTTGTGCTGTGCAAGTGTGCTTTCGTCAGGATCGATCATTtttctaatttcaaatttttagcaCCGTTTTAAATTGTGTAACAATACACATGAGAAGCATATAAGTGAGGGCTGGAATTATGTTACTATTACGACGAATACTCAAACTCCGAAACACGCACGcactcacacacacaaaaaaaaacacccatgcatgcatgtatcttTGCatacttgcatgcatgcgaagAATTCTGAAGCAGCAATTAAGCTCACCCTCGTTAAGCACGGACGCGGATGCTAGGCTGTCGACCGAGAAATAAAaattctcagtcgactgagccCTAGTCAGTCTCACATTCGGATTCGGACGTCCCTGTAATCTTATTTAGGACTACTCCATATGCGGTATATGTATATCTGTAGAGTTATATGGGATCTTGATAACATGGGTTCAGATCGTGCAATCGATTCAGCTGGTTCGAAAACGGTGTTAATTTCGATTTATTAGCCACTAACTCAAAAGTTGCAAAAATCACACGGAAATcaaaaaatagtactccctccgtgtcatattaaatgactcaaatttgcccaaatatcaatgtatttatgcctaaaaagcgtctagatacatgtaatagaaagtcatttaatatgagacggagggagtattaatttcGATTTCAGTTGCAAGCATGGTTCTAGCTTCAAAACCGTAACATGTAGGGTTCTAATTCTAAGAAGTGTTATTTTTGTCTCGTCCTCTGCAGTATATTGATGCTTGCTAGAGGCACAACCATACAGAAATCGTACCTTGTCCCTTTCATTGCTCTACAAGCACCTGCTGAGGTCATCTCATGGATCAAGTAAGGTGCCGCCACCATTGGCAAAAGATAAGAATAATTTCACTTTTACATTTGTCGTAGCGTCTCTGCTGCCGAGAGACATGACCTGCTTAATTTGTCACATCAACTTTCGTTGCCAGGGCTGATTATGGTCAGTGGACCGCTTTTATTGGGCTTCTTCTGCGTTTGGTATACTTCATTCCAGGTACAGCAATAGCACTACTGATGCTTTTACGATATATTGGATTTAATATGAGTCGTTTATTTATTCTGATCTAATGGTTAATATTAAGTGTACTCCATTCTCAATCCCACGGAGTACTAAGTCAAAAACCATCGGAGTACTGTGAGTGGGAGGACAAACTTGTAATTCCGTGAAGGCATTTGGATTTTTCTCATGGTCACTGGATTTTGGTTTGCAATTAAAAAACTAATGTGTTCTGTCCGTGACCTAATCAAGTCGCCGCCATCCACAGCAGTGCCGGCGCTTGATTGGGTCTTCGCTGCGCCGGCTGAGGGGacgaggcggccggcgccgctctATTGTGCAGCCGCTGCATGGCGAGGCGGCCACACCGGCGGAGGGACGAGGGCGCTGCGCCTGGGGCAGACGAAGCGGCCGAGCCGCTCGATTGGGCCGCTGACGCCTCAATGGCCGCTACCCGCGTCGTTTCCTTGCAGAGATCAATAGCCCTATTCTGCACACAAACTTCATACgaagtagtactccgtactaattAGCTGCATGCAAGTAATTCAACGGTACATAAGGATTGGACAAGTCAAGAAACCTCAGGAGAAGTCAGATTTTCTTGTTTCTGCTATTTGTACTAATTCGCACCAGGTAGACATGGAGATCTCATCGCTTCATCCAGAGTGTCACTTCGTCCAGTGTCATCGCGCCAGACAAACAGTGTCTAACATGGCGAGCGGACGGCCGCGACGAACGGCGGCAAGGGCGCCGAGGGCCGGCGCGGCTGCTCAATTGGAACGCGCGGGCTGAGGCGATGCTGGAGATGGGCTGGGGGCGGCGAATCAAAATTCGATGGGGTTCGTCTGACTGGACGCAGACGCACCGATTAGATTAGAGGGTAGATTAGAGGGGAAAAGACCAAATTAATATTTTGCTATCAACGGTTAGATACGTCTGGTACGTATGGTTTTGGAATACcgggtaccgtaaaaaaaCTCTTGTTTGACGTGTTTCCTTTTGATCGTGATGCTGTGTACCTGTGTTTAAGAATTGTTTCAACATATGCCGTTTTCTTGATGATACTGCCTTGGCCTTCCCTCAGCTTCTGTTAGCCAAAATCCATCTATGGAGTATTTGACTTGGTTATATACTACCTGCAACTTTACTGTTCCAGGTGAACTGGAGCTCCCATTGTTGACGATGCTGTTTGTTAGCATTGCTCCTCACCGATTAGCCAGCTTGAGGTATGTATGAACAACTTTTCAACCTGGGATCTCTCCCCAGGTTGAAAAGTTGTATGCTGTCGTGACTTGTTCACAAATACAATTCATAGAGATTTCTCACATAACCTGTCTGATCTCTGGACAGGGGAACTCAAGACTCTGTAATAGTGTCCTTGGCAATAGCAGCTTATCTCGCACTTCAGCATTTCACCGCCGCCGGAAGCGTGAGGAAGGCCTTGGATCGTGGCACGGTAGTAGCAACCTTGTCCGTCATCTGCATCACGCTTatccccctcttcttcttgttgtgaTTCCGGTCAGACTGTGAAGCGCGAAGCCTAGTTTGTTCCTCAGGCATGGTGCAGATGTTGGCTTCTCGATCTTCTGAGAGAGGATAAATAATGTGATCACAGTTACCCGGGCCTGCAATTCAGTTCTTGAAAAGCCATTGCAGTGTGGAGATGTCTTGGGACGCTACCGTCCCAATAAAAAGTTTTTGTGCTAGCAGAATCAGGTTCTGATGTATATATTGGTGGTTATCAGTATACGTCAGTTCAGAAGAATTTTTAATCGCTACACATCTCTGGGAGAAGAAAATAGAACTAAGACAAAAGCAGCAACATTGTGATTCTTTTTTGTGCTTCGCGGATGTTAAATTGTTAATGGCTTGCTGTTTGAACCAAAATCACGCTTATAAACGCGGCAGAAGTACGAAGTAGTAGTAGTAAacaagaagcaaatacaccatATAATCCAGGACGTCTAGAACCAAACAATTCTTTCTCGAACGTGCTTCCACAAGAAGACGGCAAGATAATGCAATGATTAGATTACAGGATTTGGTATGAGCATTGCACCCTCCAACGGCATGGTCAGGGAAATAAAAACAATATTATCCTTGCCAAACGACCAAAGAACAGGTGAGGAGGGGCCGGCGTTCGTTCACTCCTAAGAAAGTGAGAGATACAACGGTtgtcaaacaaataaaaatgctATCCAGGTCTAATTACCAGTCTTGAGACGAAATTCGGGGAAAGATGACAACCAAGTACCAACCAAACGAGATCGCAAGTTCGAGCACGAATCCACTGCTCAAATCGATCCAAAGGGCGAAAGGCAAGTTAGCTTTCCCGCGACGCGACGCAACGCAACGCGGAGTATAATAAAACACGGGACTGATTCGGGTTGTCGTCTTGGGGACCCATCCGGACCAGATGGGCACAATGGCAGATCCCCACGCAGCGTATATCGAGatgccaccaccgccacctctCTCGCCCTGTGACTCCCCCACTCTTCGTATCCGTGGCATCTCGGCTCCGATCGCCCGCGCCTCCCCTGCCCGCCTCAACGCCGCCTCCCTATCCGGTAAGGCCTGCGTGCCTCGTTTCCTATCCATCCGGCGTTGCTTGTGTTACTTgtgcccgcggcggcgctagggGTGCCGATTCTGTTGTTGCCACCGCCCACcgggatggatggatgattAGGGAAAGCCTGATACGCAGGTGATAGAGCAATTACACTTTATAAGTGATAATGATCCTCTGGACGGCAGCTGCTAGAGTTTGTGTTTCATCTTCCGTGGATTCACGGGATACAAGGGTTCGTTGTTGACTGTGGTTTCTGCTCGAATTTGTTAGGGTTCCAAGTGTGCTTCCGTAGCACACTACTGTACTTGTTTTGTTTAGGGTATGCAGTGTTAGCGAGCAACTTGAATAACAGGGTTTCCctttcaaaaacaaaacaaaaaactggGTTGGAATTTGAAAAATTGAATGCAATACCAGCACTTGCATTTGGTATCTCTGTACCGTACCGTGCTTTTCCGGACTATATGAAACTGTTGGATTCTAAAAATAcaggaatagaaaaaacatAAGATTGGGATGTCATGACATGAGTCAAAAACCCAAATCATAGGAATTTCTTGAGATGACGATGCTTCATAcgaattttgcaaaaaatgtAGTGAGAGAATATGCTTGCAAGAAATTAAGGAAAATTTCCACGAGATGTAACCTCTTGCTACATATGAAACTGGGGTGTACGAATAATGGTGCTCTTTGTCTTAATCCTTGGATCCAAAGGGCCTACTATGTAGGAGTAACAAATCCTATTGAAATCCTACAAAAATCCTGTAAAAATCCTTCAATCAGAAAGGGAGTATACCCAACTTGGAATACCTCCTTTGGTCCGTATCTTGATATCATCTATTAAGTCAACATGCTGCAAGAATGGGAGTGCAGTTAAGTGCAGTCTGGTCCAGGTGAATTTGTGCTACTTTAGGAAGCCATGTCATGCGTTTGGCTTGAACTCCAGAACTTGACATGTTGCCATGTCGTTTGTCGAAATTAATGAGATGCTCCGGTGAGATGTATGCTTACTGCAATTCCCCTTTGCTGAATTAGGATAGAGGATTGACAGGGTGTTAACCATGCCAACTGTTTGGTCTTTGCAGTAACAAATAATGAAGCAAGGCTTAAAATTAGGATTGCTAATACTTTGTCTAGTATATGGAAAGAACAACGAAAATATAATAAGGCTAGTCATCCTTCTTCACATGTTCTTTCAATTTCTAAAAATGGCATCTAGTGTTAGTGTTAAATTAGTACTACCATTATTTAATCCATGACAAACTTAAGTTCTGTATGCCCTCGTGTTATTTTTTCACCGAAAACTGCAGGAGATGCTCTTGTGTTATTTAGGAAGCAAACAATGTTGATGACCTAAAACCTTAATTTTGTTGCTCCATTTCTGGCCAAGTCTTCCTATAGTGAAGTTGCCTTAGAATTTACACCCCCACCCCACAAAGAAGGTGTCGTAAAAAGATCAAGTGCTCAACCATGGTAACTTTGTGATCCATATCAATGGGTTTATCCTGAAAACAcagtttttttaatcattttctcTTAAAACtattattccctccgatccataataagtgtcttcgatttagtacaaaattgcaCTAACTTTGTaataaatccaagacacttattatggatcggagggagtagtgctTAGTGAGTAGTAAATCTTTAAAGGCTGCTTTCAACTAAATGTGTTGCTGATGTATGTTTTTTTGAATCAGTTTGTTCTGTGCAGTTAAAATTCTCATCAACATACCACAAGAAGGCAGTATGGACCTATGAAGATATAACTACGTTGCTATTTATAGAACCCCGTAGTTCTCCGTGTCTTTGATTAAATGTGTAACAATCTTGCTGCGACGAACAGTAATCTGACACTATTATTAGCCCCCTTATTTATTGATGTTTACCTGCTCACCTTTTGGAACAAAGGAAACATCTGCTTTGTTATTGAAGAgttaaaatattttattccttgtatatatatgttagCTAGTGTATATGTCTTAAAAAAATCTGGTTTCTACCATATATGTGAACAATAAATCGCAAAATTGAAAAATCTTATCTGGCAGCTTAATTTCACCATGTCTGGAACGCCATCTGACGTTGCAACTGATCAAGCGAGGCTTGCGGGGGATGTTTCTGATGAAAAGGTAGAAGAAACTCAAGACCATAATGAAGGGACGGGCATGCCCTCACCAGAAGAGGAGGTATTGTCTTTTCGTTGTGccatttattatttttagtgTGTATATAATATTCATGTGATCTTTTGTCAAAATTGTATGGCCGCTATTTTTTTAGGTTGGTGATAATTGTATGACTATTTGCAGGAGGCAGCGATCAAGAAAAAATATGGAGGAAAAATGCCCAAAAAGTCGCCACTTATATCTAAGGTCAATGATGCTCTCGTATAGTGTGCACAtagtgtctttttttttctccaaggAAGTAGTGTCTTTGTTTTCACATGTAATCTTTATTTAATCTTAAATGCAAATATCAGGACCATGAACGGGCTTTCTTTGATTCTGCTGATTGGGCTTTAGGAAAGGTAAGATTTTAATTTGTTGAAAAGCTAACTGAACACGGTATTAACTGGTCAAGAAATGTAAATAAGAAATGCATTTATAaccatttccttttttttctgcctGCCACAGCAAGGTGGAAGCGCCAACAAGCCCAAAGGTCCCCTTGAAGCTCTTAGACCAAAACTTCAGGTATCGATACTAACGGTCGCCAGATGCAAAACTTCTGTTTATGCTTTCAGTATTCTGTTCTTAGTATAAGATGTGTGGTTCAAAGATCTGATGCTCCTTACAATGTAAAATAAGTGGATAACAACCAGATCATTCAGTTTAGCACAGCTGTGCAAAGTAGATTGTGGGGACTGAGGAGGTAGACATGATGCATCCAATATGCtcccacttcttgcttgaggCTTAACAACATATCTTTCATCACTGTATGTAGTAATGGTGAAGTCAACTTGCAGTACTTCGTTGTGTTCATTTTTTCACTTCACTTTCTGAATCCACTTTCAGCCTACTCAACAAAATGCACGTGCCCGTCGATCTTCTTATGCATCTGGGGACAATGACGGTACTCCTTCTCTGTACATCATGTTACATGGATTCCTTGTGTTTGTATTTTCAATGCCGTCTGTTACAGAGTTTTTCTATCATGTAGAGACTTTGAGTTTGCCTGCTGAGGAGTTGATCCAGAACGATGACCCCATTGAAGACAAGAACAAGGAATAAGTATAATATTCCCCGTGCTTCTTATACACCAAAAAAACGCCATTTTGCTGTCCCCGCCAAAACTGTTGCCTTGGCAATAAGTAGCGCCGGTGCTCCTGGGATTGTCTCTTCAGTTTTACCTGTGGTATATCTA
The Brachypodium distachyon strain Bd21 chromosome 2, Brachypodium_distachyon_v3.0, whole genome shotgun sequence genome window above contains:
- the LOC100821493 gene encoding cold-regulated 413 inner membrane protein 1, chloroplastic, which produces MSISLRLAVPPSAAAHAPTLRQPLNTRSGSNAIATAIGPVAFQPPRALRGAAPGASSWWRRRGDAALCCASAHVSAETMQWVSFAAAAILMLARGTTIQKSYLVPFIALQAPAEVISWIKADYGQWTAFIGLLLRLVYFIPGELELPLLTMLFVSIAPHRLASLRGTQDSVIVSLAIAAYLALQHFTAAGSVRKALDRGTVVATLSVICITLIPLFFLL
- the LOC100822231 gene encoding uncharacterized protein LOC100822231: MGTMADPHAAYIEMPPPPPLSPCDSPTLRIRGISAPIARASPARLNAASLSVCSVQLKFSSTYHKKALNFTMSGTPSDVATDQARLAGDVSDEKVEETQDHNEGTGMPSPEEEEAAIKKKYGGKMPKKSPLISKDHERAFFDSADWALGKQGGSANKPKGPLEALRPKLQPTQQNARARRSSYASGDNDETLSLPAEELIQNDDPIEDKNKE